GTTCCCAACCGCTAAATACTACCCATTCTTCATTATCTATGGCTTGTTCTACTTCAGCCATCATAGCAGCTTCGTTACTAGGGATAAGCTCCCATTCACCGAGTCCATAAGTGTCATCTTCAAAAGCATCTATCATAATTTGATTTCCATCATTACCTTCTTCTAAACCATAATACGTATAATCAAATTCCTCAGAGTAATCAGCCAAATCTTCCAAAGAAGTGATGCCTTCTTCATAAACATAAGTCGGTACTGCTGGTGCATATGCTGTCTCTTCTAGATGAGTTTCAAGATGAATTACATCTCCTGCTTCTAAAGCATTCTCAAGAGGAGTACCCCAGGTTTGAAACCAAGCATCTGTAAATACATCAATGTCTCCGTCACTCATACCCTGTAAGACAACAGGCAACGTATAGTTTTCTAGTTCAACATCAAAACCAAGGGATTCTAAGATTTCTTTATTTACATAACTTTTTTGAGTAGAGCATGTCCATTCAACTTTTGCTAGACTGATTTCATCTAATGCTACTTCTTCTTCTCCGCATCCTCCTGCAAAAACACTACTTACCAAAATCAAAGCTAAAGCTAAAGATAAAATAATTTTGCCCTTTCTTAAAGATAACATAACTTAAAAATAACCCCCTATAATAATTTTTTATACAGTATATACTTTACAATCTTTATACTAAAGTTTTTTAAAGTAAAAATCAAGCTTTAAAAAACTTTTTAACAGTTAATATAAAACAAATAACATCAATTTAACTCATTAAATCATCAATGTCCCCATTTTTAGAAGCATTTACGATAGATTTCTTCATAACCTTTGATGTCTATATCCCTTGGATTCCCTATAGTCTGAGGATCATGGTATGCCTCTTTCGCAAGTCTTGAGAGCATTCCTTCATCTACTCCAAGATCAGTCAAAGTTGGAGCATCTATATCTTCTGTAAGTTCATAAACTGCATCTACAGAAGCTCTAGCCGCATCTTCAAGGCTCATATTAAAGGTATCTACGCCGAGAGCCTGGGCAATCCTGGCAAATTTGTATGGATCGCCAATCCAATTGTATTCCATCGAAGGTGCAAGGGTCGCAGCAACTGCTGAACCGTGAGGAACAGAGACAATACCTCCAAGGGTCTGTGTCATAGCGTGAACTGCACCAGCACTTTCACTACCATAAGATATACCTGCAAGATTAGCAGAGATAGCCATACCATACCTTGCTTCAATGTCCTGCCCATTACCTACAGCCCTTCTAAGGTACTTACCTGCGTACTCTATAGCCAGAAGTGCTACTGCATCAGTATGAGGCTGTGCATAGTGACAGGTATAGCATTCAATAGCATGACATAGCGCATCCATACCAGTACCTGCAGTTACATGAGGTGGCATAGACACATGAAGCTCGGGATCTACAATAGCAGTATAAGCAGCTATCAAAGGGCCACCGGTATTAAACTTAAATTCCCTAGCAGGATCTTTGATAACAGCCCACATTGTCACTTCACTACCTGTACCTGCAGTAGTAGGTATTGTAACAAAAGGTGGGACTCTGTACTGAAGGGGCTTTTTACCTTCTGCTGCCTCATATTCTAAGACCGGCTCATCATGAACAACTTCTACTCCTATGGCCTTTGCAGTGTCCATGGAACTACCACCACCAAGACCAATTAAGCTATCACACCCTTCTTCTTTGTAACAGCTTGTACCCTTTGCCACAGTGTTAATACACGGATCAGCTACTACTCCATCAAAAACTGCATAGGAAATACCTGCTTCTTTCAAAGGTTCTTCGATTTTCTCAAGTAATCCGGCGTTTTTTACTCCTTCATCTGTTACAATTAATGGCTTTTCCACCCCTAGCTCTTTTATCCTTTTGCCAAGTTCTTTTGTAACCCCTATCCCGTGCACCACTTTCGTTGGAAGTTCAAACTCATTGCCCTTAATTTGCTCAAATCTAAACATTTAAAATACCTCCTTATTATTATAACATTAAAATTACTATTAAAAATTTTTATTTAAATATTAATTTTTAACTCTTTTAACTTTTCTTCCGTTGGATGTCCTTGTTCGTTCCACCCTCTTAATCTGTAATACTCCTGAAGCATCTTCTCTTCGTCTTCTTCAGTAAATTTGTTTCCCTTAACAGGACCATCAGGTATTTGTTCATAAAAACGTTTTGGAAGTTTTTCCTTTTTGTAATCTATACCCTGCATAACATTAAACATTCTGGTGGTATTCCATATTCTTTCTCCTATTTCCTTAAGCCTTTCGCTGCTCATTTCATCACCAGTTGCAGCCTCATAAAGCTCAAGGTAAGCATCCTCACTTATCCCAAAACTTCCAAAGTCACATTTGACCATAGTATCTAGCGCGGCTAGATAATCTTGATCGTCAATTACTATTTCAGCCTTCTTGTTTGTGCCGGTTCTTTCTATCTCTTCTCCATCAAAGAGTTCTCCACCAACTTCATAATTTATTGGAAAAGCCCTTTGATGACATGCTCCCCTATCAGCGGTTAGATAAGCAAGCCCCATTCCAGGAGAACTTCTTGGTTCAAAGGCAGGAAACTCCATACCTTTAACATGACAGGCAAATTCTTTTGACTTAGTGTTTAACTTCTTAGAAGCCCTGGACACACCGGTTGATAGCAGCTTACCAAGTTTACCTTCGACACCCGCCGTATCTATTATAGCCTTTTCTAGGTTTTCTGCAGAGCCAAAAGACAACTCTATCCCATCAAAATCCTCTGCTTTCATAATTCCTTTTTCGTAACATTCCATTGCAAAACCAAGCACTCCGCCCATACTCATTCCATCTAGACCAAGGGCATCACATAGATAAACAAGATAGGTTAACTCCTTGACATCTGTTAGTCCAAGATTAGCTCCCATAAGTGCTGAGGTTTCATACTCTACGATATCTGACTTTGTTCCTTTTCTTTTTCCTTCTCTAATAACGCCCTGCTTACTACAGGCTATAGGGCACGAGGCACATCCTTCATGCCTTAGCCAAAGTTTGTCCCTTTGATCTATATGTGATATACCTTTGGGTTCAGAAGTGCCTTTTTGGTAATTATTCACCGGCAAAAGCCCTTCTTGATGAGAAAACCACATAGTAGGGGCAGTACCAAAGTTTGAAAGTTCTTCAATTTCTTCTGATGATTCTAGCCCACCAATTGCTTTATCTATAGCCTTCTTGAATTTTTCTTTATCCTTTACGCTTACCATGTTTGTTCCTTTTACTGCCACAGCTTTGAGATTTTTGGCACCCATAACAGCTCCTATACCGCCCCTGCCAGCCTGTCTATTATATTCGCATGATACAAGGGAGAAGGGCACTTGATTCTCACCGGCAGGTCCAATACAAGCTGTTTTGTAGGAGTTATCATTTAACTCTTCTCTGATTTTTTCTTTTGTTTCAAATGTATCCAGACCTTTTAAATTTTCCCCGTCCCTAAATTCTACGTGGCCATCTTCAATTTTTAAATAAATAGGTTTTTGTGCGTTTCCTGTAACCATTACTGCATCAAACCCAGCGTATTTAACCTCCTGGGCAAAGTGCCCCCCAAAATATGAATCTACAAAACCTCCAGTAAGGGGTGAAGTCGAAATTATAACCCCTCTCATAGCAGGAGCCCTTGTACCTGTCAAAGGCCCCGTGGCAAATATAAGAGGATTATTATATCCAAGGGGATGAATCATCTTCCCGTTATTACAACTTTCTCTGTACAAAAGCCATGCTCCAAGACCCTTGCCACCAACATACTTTTCCATAACTTCCCGGGAAAGTATCTCTACTTCATAGGTTTCTTTTTCTAAATCAATTTTCAGTACTTTTCTAGTCAAAGGCTCAATCATTTTTTTCAACTCCTTCCCGGTAAAGCTTAATAGCCCCTTTCGGGCAGTTTTTTATACAAGCAGGCTCTCCATCGCAAAGCTCGCATTTATACGCTTTTTTGTCTTTTATAACTATTACACCTTTAGGGCAGTATTCTTCACATCTACCACAGCCTGTACATTTTTCATTATTTATAGATACTACTTCTAAACTTATTTCATTACCCTCATTATCTTTTTTAATGATATTTTTCTTTGATATTGCTGATACAGGACAAACCCTTTCGCAAGCTGCATTGTCACATTGATTACAAGCTACGGGTTCCACAAAGATACCATCTTTTAGATCTTCTACTTTTAACATGGCATACCTTGGGTTATACCCTCCAAAGTTCTCTTCACAACATGTAAGCATACAAATATTACAACCAGTACAAAGATCAAATTCCGGGATTAGTTTAGCTATTTTCATCATCCCCCTTCTATAAACATAATTTTAAAACTAAGAAACTTAAAAGTAGGAATTAAGTAACCACAAAAAGAAGACAACTTACATCTGACTTCAATACATAAAGGTGCCATAACATAAAGATTGTAAAGATGGTTCAATCTGTACAGTTTTTATTGTACAAACTGACAATATTATACCCTAAGTTGAGTAATTATGCAAATCAACTTAATAAATTTCAGTACAAAATTCTATTCACATAATTAAGCTCTAACGACATCCTATCATTAGAGCTTAATTATCCTGCTTTCTCATTACAATTATAAACAAAACTTTGTTTATTGACTTTTTGCACCAAAATCAATTTTTCTTTTTTGCAATAATAAAAGACAAAAAAAAGTAAAGGAGAAGAAAAAGAGAGAGGGGGTAGGGGCTATTTTTCAGGTGGGATTAATTTGAATATCTCACCAGATTCTACGCTATCAGCAAGTTTACCTAGCCAGTTATAATAGGTCTTACCTTCTTCTAATTTCTCTAAATCTGATTTCGCTTTTTCTCTTATTTCGCTGTCTTCACTTTCTAACAATTCCTGGAGTTCAGGTTCAGCGCGTCTTATTGCATCCATATTAGCCTCAATCTCTCTTCTCCACATGGGAACGAAAAAATTTATAAAGTGAGTGAAAAAGTTCTTTTCACCCAGATAAAGATCCTTTCTAACACCTTTTCTCCATACTTTTTTGACCATTTTATTTTTCTCTAAATTTCTAACACCTGTACTCATACTGGTCTTACTCATTCCCATAGACTCCTGAAGTTCGTCTAATGTCATTGGTTCATCGCTAAAATATAATATAGAAAATAAGTGCCCTATACTTGGAGTTATCCCATAAAGATCCATGGTTTTTGCCAGAGCGGACCCTACGTCATTTCTAGCCCTTTCTAATTTCTCTTTGTCATTTTCTTTTTCATCCATTATTAACCACCTACTTTGTACAATTTGTACAGTTATTTCTTTACGTCTTAATAATATTATATTCTTTTCCTGCGTATTTAGCAAGTTATTATGAACAAATTCAATATTTTTCTTTGTCTTATTCATCAGAATATTTTACTATAATATCACTTAATCAGAT
The Natranaerofaba carboxydovora genome window above contains:
- a CDS encoding glycine betaine ABC transporter substrate-binding protein; amino-acid sequence: MLSLRKGKIILSLALALILVSSVFAGGCGEEEVALDEISLAKVEWTCSTQKSYVNKEILESLGFDVELENYTLPVVLQGMSDGDIDVFTDAWFQTWGTPLENALEAGDVIHLETHLEETAYAPAVPTYVYEEGITSLEDLADYSEEFDYTYYGLEEGNDGNQIMIDAFEDDTYGLGEWELIPSNEAAMMAEVEQAIDNEEWVVFSGWEPHYMNVLFDMEYLDDPEGIWGEGEKVGTISRPGFEEENPNLAKYFIQFDVDEDIVNDWVYEHGYYERPAEEVAQEWVEENLDLVLEWVDGMETPDGEDAQEVLKEVYEG
- a CDS encoding iron-containing alcohol dehydrogenase, producing MFRFEQIKGNEFELPTKVVHGIGVTKELGKRIKELGVEKPLIVTDEGVKNAGLLEKIEEPLKEAGISYAVFDGVVADPCINTVAKGTSCYKEEGCDSLIGLGGGSSMDTAKAIGVEVVHDEPVLEYEAAEGKKPLQYRVPPFVTIPTTAGTGSEVTMWAVIKDPAREFKFNTGGPLIAAYTAIVDPELHVSMPPHVTAGTGMDALCHAIECYTCHYAQPHTDAVALLAIEYAGKYLRRAVGNGQDIEARYGMAISANLAGISYGSESAGAVHAMTQTLGGIVSVPHGSAVAATLAPSMEYNWIGDPYKFARIAQALGVDTFNMSLEDAARASVDAVYELTEDIDAPTLTDLGVDEGMLSRLAKEAYHDPQTIGNPRDIDIKGYEEIYRKCF
- a CDS encoding aldehyde ferredoxin oxidoreductase family protein, whose amino-acid sequence is MIEPLTRKVLKIDLEKETYEVEILSREVMEKYVGGKGLGAWLLYRESCNNGKMIHPLGYNNPLIFATGPLTGTRAPAMRGVIISTSPLTGGFVDSYFGGHFAQEVKYAGFDAVMVTGNAQKPIYLKIEDGHVEFRDGENLKGLDTFETKEKIREELNDNSYKTACIGPAGENQVPFSLVSCEYNRQAGRGGIGAVMGAKNLKAVAVKGTNMVSVKDKEKFKKAIDKAIGGLESSEEIEELSNFGTAPTMWFSHQEGLLPVNNYQKGTSEPKGISHIDQRDKLWLRHEGCASCPIACSKQGVIREGKRKGTKSDIVEYETSALMGANLGLTDVKELTYLVYLCDALGLDGMSMGGVLGFAMECYEKGIMKAEDFDGIELSFGSAENLEKAIIDTAGVEGKLGKLLSTGVSRASKKLNTKSKEFACHVKGMEFPAFEPRSSPGMGLAYLTADRGACHQRAFPINYEVGGELFDGEEIERTGTNKKAEIVIDDQDYLAALDTMVKCDFGSFGISEDAYLELYEAATGDEMSSERLKEIGERIWNTTRMFNVMQGIDYKKEKLPKRFYEQIPDGPVKGNKFTEEDEEKMLQEYYRLRGWNEQGHPTEEKLKELKINI
- a CDS encoding 4Fe-4S dicluster domain-containing protein, encoding MMKIAKLIPEFDLCTGCNICMLTCCEENFGGYNPRYAMLKVEDLKDGIFVEPVACNQCDNAACERVCPVSAISKKNIIKKDNEGNEISLEVVSINNEKCTGCGRCEEYCPKGVIVIKDKKAYKCELCDGEPACIKNCPKGAIKLYREGVEKND
- the cudC gene encoding choline uptake/conversion transcriptional regulator CudC; this translates as MDEKENDKEKLERARNDVGSALAKTMDLYGITPSIGHLFSILYFSDEPMTLDELQESMGMSKTSMSTGVRNLEKNKMVKKVWRKGVRKDLYLGEKNFFTHFINFFVPMWRREIEANMDAIRRAEPELQELLESEDSEIREKAKSDLEKLEEGKTYYNWLGKLADSVESGEIFKLIPPEK